From the genome of Primulina eburnea isolate SZY01 chromosome 12, ASM2296580v1, whole genome shotgun sequence, one region includes:
- the LOC140807997 gene encoding uncharacterized protein isoform X1 has translation MGFGVTPSKVGASLQQNETIKQLQSMMQNLQQEVQQTRSIVFQNMRQQNEQEQVGSGGSIGIANDIGSCCDINRLKKNGNADNVNQHQVASQSNLKNVCHGDISENTKCKLLHWCGDGVVAEGRIASTDSTVKVHHVPLGGSCWKVWVDRVLVEQVDLIRPNSEMVFLDDAVGRTIAWFSKFVVLCD, from the exons ATGGGCTTCGGTGTTACACCTTCAAAAGTTGGAGCATCTTTGCAACAAAATGAAACTATTAAACAACTTCAAAGTATGATGCAAAACCTTCAACAAGAAGTGCAACAAACGAGGTCCATTGTTTTCCAAAATATGAGGCAACAAAATGAGCAAGAACAG GTAGGTAGTGGTGGCAGTATTGGGATTGCGAATGATATTGGTAGCTGCTGTGATATCAATCGTCTCAAAAAAAATGGTAATGCAGATAATGTGAACCAACATCAAGTTGCATCTCAG TCAAATTTAAAGAATGTGTGTCATGGAGATATATCTGAAAATACTAAATGTAAGTTGCTGCATTGGTGTGGTGATGGAGTTGTTGCTGAAGGGCGAATTGCATCCACAGATTCAACTGTAAAAGTGCATCACGTTCCTCTAGGTGGATCTTGTTGGAAGGTTTGGGTTGATAGAGTTCTTGTGGAGCAGGTAGACTTAATTCGACCGAATTCTGAAATGGTTTTTCTGGATGACGCAGTTGGAAGAACAATAGCATGGTTTTCTAAATTTGTCGTTTTGTGTGACTGA
- the LOC140807997 gene encoding uncharacterized protein isoform X2: MGFGVTPSKVGASLQQNETIKQLQSMMQNLQQEVQQTRSIVFQNMRQQNEQEQVSSGGSIGIANDIGSCCDINRLKKNGNADNVNQHQVASQSNLKNVCHGDISENTKCKLLHWCGDGVVAEGRIASTDSTVKVHHVPLGGSCWKVWVDRVLVEQVDLIRPNSEMVFLDDAVGRTIAWFSKFVVLCD, translated from the exons ATGGGCTTCGGTGTTACACCTTCAAAAGTTGGAGCATCTTTGCAACAAAATGAAACTATTAAACAACTTCAAAGTATGATGCAAAACCTTCAACAAGAAGTGCAACAAACGAGGTCCATTGTTTTCCAAAATATGAGGCAACAAAATGAGCAAGAACAGGTTA GTAGTGGTGGCAGTATTGGGATTGCGAATGATATTGGTAGCTGCTGTGATATCAATCGTCTCAAAAAAAATGGTAATGCAGATAATGTGAACCAACATCAAGTTGCATCTCAG TCAAATTTAAAGAATGTGTGTCATGGAGATATATCTGAAAATACTAAATGTAAGTTGCTGCATTGGTGTGGTGATGGAGTTGTTGCTGAAGGGCGAATTGCATCCACAGATTCAACTGTAAAAGTGCATCACGTTCCTCTAGGTGGATCTTGTTGGAAGGTTTGGGTTGATAGAGTTCTTGTGGAGCAGGTAGACTTAATTCGACCGAATTCTGAAATGGTTTTTCTGGATGACGCAGTTGGAAGAACAATAGCATGGTTTTCTAAATTTGTCGTTTTGTGTGACTGA